The nucleotide window TGTGGTCGAGGTCGAGGTTGAAGGTCGAGATACGGTTTACGTCAGTAATGACGGAAGCTACGTTCTGGTTGGTAACCTGCTGCAGATCAAGGGCGGTGAAGTGGTTGATCCGGCCGAGCAGCGGCTGGAGCAAGTCCGCATGGAGGGTATTTCCCAGCTGGATATGGCCCAGATGATTACTTATCCCGCAGAAGACCAGAAGCACGAGATCTATGTCTTCACCGATATCTCCTGCGGATATTGCCGCAAGCTGCACCGCCATATTGAGGAGTACAATAAAGAGGGAGTGACCGTGCACTATCTGGCATTCCCCCGTGGTGGCCCTGGGGCCAAAGCTGCTGAAGCCATGCGCCATATCTGGTGTGCGGAGGACCGCCAGCAGGCCCTCACCGATGCCAAGCTGACTGACAAGATCAGTGAGGCAGAGCTGGGTGAATGCGCCAAGCCAGTCGATGAGCAGTATTCTCTGGGGCTCAAGTTTGGTGTTCGTGGCACCCCGGCCATCTACACCCCCGAAGGCAAGCAGCTGGGGGGCTATGTGTCACCGGCTGACTTGCTCAAGCGTCTCGACTAGCCGAGATTGTTCCTGCCTTGAACCCCCGCCAGCTGGCGCTTTCGGGCCAGCGGGCGGGGGTGTATACATTGACTGTGACCGACAGCCCCGTTAATGTGTCCGCCTCTTTTTACTCCGACCTGAATCCTCGCTGAAACTAGGGGTTCAAGTCCCACCCCAAGGTGCTGTCGTGGAAACCGATTTCCAGCGAATCCGTCGTTTGCCTCCCTATGTCTTCAATATTGTTGGAGAACTGAAGAAGGCTGCACGAGCACGGGGTGAAGATATCATCGACTTTGGCATGGGCAATCCGGATCAGCCCACCCCGAAGCACATTGTCGACAAGCTGACAGAAACCGTTCAGCGCGGTGATACCCACCGCTATTCCCAGTCCCGTGGTATTCCGCGGCTGCGCAAGGCCATTACTGACTGGTATCAGCGTCGCTATAATGTGAATCTGGATCCAGAATCCGAGGCCATTGTTACCATTGGCTCCAAGGAAGGCCTGGCACACCTGGCCCTGGCCACCATGGGCCCGGGTGACACAGTGCTGGTGCCGAACCCCAGCTATCCGATCCACCCCTATGGCTTCGTGATCTCCAATGCGGATATTCGTCACGTGCCTATGGTGAAGGGCGTGGACTTCTTCGTGGAGCTGGAGCGCGCCATCAAGGAATCCTGGCCCAAACCGAAGATGCTGGTGCTGAATTTCCCCGGCAACCCCACCGGCCAGTGCGTTGAGCTTGAGTTCTTCGAGAAGGTGGTGGCGATTGCCCGTGAGCACCAGATTTGGGTTGTTCACGATATTGCGTATGCGGACATCGTGTTTGATGGCTACAAGGCACCGTCCATCCTGGAGGTGGAAGGGGCAAAAGACGTGGCAGTGGAATTCTTTTCTCTGTCAAAGAGCTACAATATGCCCGGCTGGCGTGTGGGCTTCTGCTGTGGCAACCCGGATCTGATCAATGCATTGGCACGCATCAAGTCCTACCTGGATTACGGTACCTTTACGCCCATTCAGGTGGCGGCCATTGCGGCGCTGGAAGGGGACCAGAGCTGTGTCAGTGAAATTTGCGAGATGTATCGCAAGCGCCGGGATGTGCTGGTGGATGGTTTGGCGGAGATCGGCTGGCAGGTAGAGCGCCCCCGTGCCACCATGTTTGTTTGGGCGGAAATCCCCGAGGCTTACAAGGCCATGGGATCACTCGAATTCTCCAAGAAACTGCTGACTGATGCTGGTGTGGCCGTCTCCCCGGGGGTAGGTTTTGGCGAGTATGGCGACGACCATGTGCGCTTTGGCCTGATCGAAAACGAACAACGTACCCGGCAGGCTATTCGTGGCATCAAGAAGATGTTCCGCGACGACGGCCTGCTGGATTGACGCGGTTGCCGGGCAAATCGGTAATCAGACTGATTAAATGAAATGAAACGAGGAAACGCTGTGGATCCAGTGAAGGTGGGTATTGCAGGTCTGGGCACTGTGGGCTCGGGCACCGTCAATGTGCTGAAGCGCAACGCAGGGGATATTGCCCGTCGCGTCGGTCGCCCGATCGAGATTACCCATATTGGCGCTCGTCGTGACCACCCTGACTGTGACATCAGTGGTATTCGCGTCTCCCGTGACATCTTTGCCGTCGCCTCTGACCCGGAAATCGACATCCTGGTGGAGCTGATCGGTGGTATTGAGACCGCCCGTGAGCTGGTGCTCACCGCCATCAAGAACGGCAAGCATATCGTGACGGCCAACAAGGCGCTGATCGCCGAGCACGGTAACGAAATTTTCCAGGCCGCCGAGGCCAACGGGGTTGATGTAGCGTTCGAAGGCTCTGTGGCCGGCGGTATCCCGATTCTGAAATCGCTGGGCGAAGGCCTTGCCGCTAACCACGTGAACTGGCTGGCGGGTATCATTAACGGCACCGGCAATTTTATCCTCACCGAGATGGAAGAGGGTGGTCGTGCGTTTGACGATGTGCTGGCAGAGGCTCAGCAGCTGGGTTACGCCGAAGCGGATCCGACGTTTGATGTGGAAGGCATTGATGCCGCCCACAAGCTGACTATCCTGGCTTCCATCGCCTTTGGCATTCCGCTGCAGTTCTCCAAGGTCTACACCGAAGGGATTAGCCGCATCACCATCGAAGATGTGGCCAGTGCCGCGCACTTTGGTTATCGGATCAAGCATCTTGGCATTGCTCGCGACACCGGCAATGGTATCGAGCTGCGTGTTCATCCGACCCTGATTCCAAAGGAGACCATGCTGTCTGCCGTCAACGGTGTAATGAATGCAGTGATGATCCATGGCGATGCGGTGGGGCCGACCATGTTCTATGGTGCCGGTGCTGGCGCAGAGCCGACGGCATCAGCGGTGGTGGCCGATATCATTGAGTTGGGTCGCGCATTGACGGTGGATCATGAAGAGCGTGTTCCTTACCTGGGCTTCCACACCGATCATATGTCTGACGCTCCGATCCTGACTATTGATGATGTGGCGTGCAGCTTCTACCTGCGCCTGCACGTGCAGGACAAGGCTGGCGTACTGGCTGACATCACTCGGATCCTCAGTGACAACAATGTCAGCATTGATGCACTGGTGCAGCGTGAAGTGGACCAGGGCCTGGTGCCAATCGTGATGATGACGCACCAGGTGCGCGAGGGCGACATGAACGCCGCCCTGGAGAAGATCGCTGCCCTCGATACGGTGGATAGCGATATAATGCGCATCCGGGTGGAAACACTGGACGCCTGACGCCTGACGCCTGACGCCTGACGCGTTAGAATCTCGCGTTCTTCAGCGTCTGGCACGCTACATGAACACTCACTTTTGAGAACAGCACAGCCTCGCTTAGGGGGGGTGCCTTGGAAACAGAGACCATAACCATGCCTTTTCGTGACCGTTACACCGGCCTGATCAACCGCTACCGTGACCACCTGCCGGTGAATGATGACACGCCGATCATCAGCCTGGGTGAAGGTAACACTCCGCTGATCCGCCTGAAGAACATCCCCAAGTTGCTGGGCAAGGACGTGGATATCTACGTCAAATATGAAGGTCTGAACCCCACCGGTTCCTTCAAGGATCGTGGCATGACCATGGCGGTCACCAAGGCAGTGGAAGAGGGCAGTAATGCCATCATTTGTGCCTCTACCGGTAATACTTCTGCTGCGGCAGCGGCCTACGCCGCCCGTGCTGGCATCACCGCGTTTGTGCTGATTCCGGAAGGCAAGATCGCCATGGGCAAGCTGGCCCAGGCAATGATGTACGGTGCTGTGATCATGCAGATCCGTGGCAACTTCGACCAGGGCATGGAACTGGTGAAGCAGGTGGCTGAAAAGGCACCGGTCACCATTGTAAATTCGGTAAACCCTTACCGCCTGCAAGGTCAGAAGTCAGCGGCGTTTGAAATCGTGGAAGAGCTTGGCCGTGCTCCGGATTTCCACTGTCTGCCAGTAGGTAACGCGGGCAACATCACCGCGCACTGGATGGGCTACAGCGAATACAAGAAAGCGGGTGTGGTGAATGCAGCACCGAAAATGGTGGGCTATCAGGCCGAAGGCGCTGCGCCGTTCATGCGTGGCGGCCCGGTGAGCGATCCGGAAACTGTGGCCACCGCCATTCGTATTGGTAATCCGCAGTCCTGGGATAAAGCCTGGGCTCTGCAGAAGGAATCCGGCGGCTGGTTTGATGAGCTGTCTGATCAGGAAATTCTTAACGCCCAGAAACTGCTGGCCGAGAAAGAAGGCGTATTCTGTGAGCCCGCTTCTGCGGCTTCCCTGGGTGGCGCCATGCGCGACATCAAGTCCGGCAAGATTCCGGAAGGTTCCACCATTGTTTGCACCCTGACCGGTAACGGTCTGAAGGATCCTGATACGGCTATTGCCCAGTGCCAGGACAGCCGCATGGTGACGATCGATGCGGAACTGGAAGCGGTGAAAGGCGCGATCCTGTCCAACATGGAATAAAAAAGCGTACTCCTTTGGGAGAAGCGTGATGCCCAGGGAACGGGCCGGTATTCACCGGCCCGTTTTCTTTTTTCAGGAGACTACACAAGTGGAACTGCAACCCTCTGACGCAGTGTTTCAGAGTTATGGACGGTGCTGCGCGTCCGAGCACTTCTTCGAAGATTTTTATCGTATTTTCATGAGCAAGAGTGATGAGGTGCGATCGGTATTCACGAATACCGATATGCCCGAGCAACGTCGACTGCTACGGGCAGGGATCATGTGGCTGATCATGGTGGCCCGAGGCGCGTCAGACAACAAGCTGGCACACCTTGGCAAGACCCATAACAGAGAGGGCTACAATATTCAGCCTTACCTCTATGACTACTGGCTGGATGCGCTACTGGAGACGGTAGCCAAGCATGACAAACAGCATAGCGATGATCTCGGTCGCCATTGGAGAACAGTGTTACAGCCCAGCATTGAAACGATTCGCGGGGCTTACTGACTCCTCTTTCTGATTTCCGGTCAGGGACGACCGGCAACGCCTTCCCGCAGAAGCGAGTCACGAGTGACGAGTTTCGAAAAGCGAAAAACAGGCAGTATCATTCGGGTTTGGGGTTTTGATTTTCGCAACTCGCAACTTCCCTCCGGCGTTCGCCAGGATCATCATGAATCAAGGCAGGATATTCAGGGAGAGGCGCCATGACCAACCAGGTAACCGTCAACGGCTTCCGTCAGGATGAGGTGGGTGACTGGGTGATGGAATTATCCTGTGGGCATCGTCAGCATGTCCGCCATCATCCCCCGTTCATGAACCGCCCCTGGGTGATGACCGATGAGGGTCGGCGCCAGCATCTGGATATGGTCGTGACCTGTACCCAGTGCCAGCGCGGGATGCCTTTCCCTGAGGATTAACCGTGCAGTTTGGTGTGGCGGTTGATGGTGTGTTGCAGCCCGAACAGGGAGGGCAGGTGGGGGCCAATGACACCCTTGCCGGTAGTCAGCAGGGCGCCGCTGAGATCCCGTTGCGGATCTGCCCAGCAGTAGATGCTGATAAAACCGAGATGGCCAAAGGCCTTGGGCGCGCCGGGGCCAAACATGCCCATGCCGCGGTTACCCAGCATGAATCCACTGGAGAAATTGAGTGGCAGCATCAGGGTACGATCAAAGCGAGGTCGGTGCCAGGCGGGCTGCAGCGCGTTGGCGATGGTTTCCGGCTTGAAAATCTGCTGGCCATTGTACACACCATCATTGAGCAGCATCTGAAAGAAGCGGCTGGCCTCCTCTGCTGTCGCATAGAGGTTACCTGCGGGGACAATGATGTCCTGGAAGCGATCATCATTGGTGACTTCAACCACTTCATCGATACTGCCGCCCACCGCATAGCTCAAGAACAGGTCGACCAGTTTCATCGGCACACCGGTGGAGACATCCATGGCTCGCTCAGGGCCGGTCTTGCCGAAGGTGAAATACTTCATACCCATGGGTTTGCGGATCACCCTGTCCAGGGTGGCATTGAGGTCTTCCCCGGTAACGGTTTCCGCTATGTTGCCGAGTATGAAACCGGCGGTGACCGCATGATACGCCTGGCTGTTTAGCCCAGCAGGCTTGGCGGCACACAAGATGTCGGTGATCTCCTGGGGCCGATAGAGAATCTCCGGGGTGACTTCCTGCTGCGGGCGAGGAATGCCAGCCTGGTGAGTCAGCAGATGACGGATGGTGGTACGGCCTTTTCCATTCTGGCCGTATTTGGGCAAATAGCGGGTCACCGGGTCGTCGAGATCAATCTGGCCGGTTTCAACCAGATGATGGATCATCATGGCAGCGACCACTTTGGAGGCAGAAAACAGGCAGACGGGGGTGTCTGGCGTCATTACGCGCTGGCTGTCTGGATCGGCAAAACCGATGCTGCGGTTGATCATGATCTCGCCATGTCGACGCAGGCACAGACTCACTGCAGGGCTCATTCCGCTCCGGTAAAGCTTGCGAGTGGCTCGCCAGATGGCCTCCACCTGCTCGGAGGACATACCGGTTTTGGCCAGTGGGGCTTCATCGCCGTGACGGATCAGGCTGTCCAGGCTGCGGGGAATTCGGTTGGCCTGTTTGCTAATCAGGCGATTGACACGGGGACGTAAAGCCATAAAACCTCTGAACAAGTGTAGTAAAAGCACCGGCGAGGCGGGCTTTGATATCCGCAGTGTATACGGCGCGGAAAGCCATTTTCCATGGCCCGGGCGTTCCTGCAATAGTCAGGCGAGCCATCCGTGTGGCGTGAAATCACAAGTCGCATGGCTCATTCTAACGCGGTCCATGAGTTACACTTAGCCTGTGGTTACAAGTTTGCGCGCTGAACAGGCGCGACAATGCCGGGAACCTCAATAATACATTGCACACCCAGTTATCCAGGAGCGTACCGTGACAACCATCAAGCAGTCCGATTTCCAGAGTTTTGCCGAGTTTTACCCCTACTATTTGCAGGAGCATGGCAATCCCACCTGTCGTCGTTTGCATTTCTTCGGCACCCTTGGGGTGCTGGCCATTCTGGCGGGCGTCATCTTCACCGGTAAGCTGGCCGGGCTGATTATGCTGCCAATAGTGGGTTACGGCTTTGCCTGGGTAGGCCACTTCTTCTTCGAGAAAAACCGCCCGGCCACTTTCAAGCATCCTTGGTACAGCCTTGCCGGGGATTTCGTGATGTTCAAGGATATTCTGACAGGCCGTATCAGCTGGTAGATGGCAGAGAGTGGAAAGCCGATGAGTGCAGTAGAGGTCTTTATTCCGGGGCAGACAGCCACAGGCGATAACTCGTTACCGGATCTGGACTGCAAGGAAGCTATTGATGCCATGGTGTACGGGTTCTACCGGCGACTGCTGGATGATCCGGAGATGGCGCCAGTATTTTTCGAGGTGGCAAAGATTGATCTCGGCAAGCACCTCCCGGTTATCTGCCAGTACTGGCACAAGATGCTTCTGGGTGACAGGAGTTACCAACGCCACATGATGCAGAAGCACAGGGATCTGGATGACCAATTACCCCTGACAGGGGTTCACCATGAGCGCTGGCTGGGCCACTTCATGGCCAATCTGGAGGGCCGCTTCGCCGGCCCGAACACCGACAGGGCCCGCCGTCTGGCGGCGCGCATCATGGATAATCTGTACCTTCAGCTACAAACCCGCCGAACCGATTCCTTCTAAAGCATTGGCACCAGCAAGTTGCCGACCAACAGGGCGGCACCGCCAAGATAGCAGCTGCGAATCAGAACCGGGTCGGATTGCAGGGCCTGGCGGCGCAGCTGGAAGTAAAGGCCTGTACCGATAAGGGCAACGGCGACGCTGATGACGGTAACCCACATGAAGAGCTGCATATTGTTGTCCTTTTTGCGTCTCTCGCTTCAGTCCTTTTTGTTTTAACGCCAGCGTGCCCTGCGGTCAATCTCCCGCCGGGATGGCTGACAAACGGCGGCTCAGGGCTAGGTCTGGCCTCAGCCGATAATGCCCTCGCGCTTTAGCGCCTGATATTCATCCTCGCTGAGTCCCAGTTCGTCACGCAATACGGTTTCGTTGTGGCTGCCGACCTCTCCTCCGGGCCAGCGGGTTTCGCCAGGGGTGTCTGCCAGGCGTGGCGTGATGGCCGGGATCTTCAGGGGCTTGCCATTGATCTCGACTTGCTGGAACAGTCCTCGGGCCTGGAAGTGAGGGTCCTGCATCATGTCGGCCACGGAGTAGATTGGTCCGGAGGGTACCCGGGCGTCTTCCAGAATCGCGAGGATGTCATCACTCGGCAGGCTACGGCACCAGCTGTCCAAAGCCTCATCAATGGCCGCTTCGTTTTCCACCCGACCGGCATTGGTGGCCATGGCCGGGTCTTCGGCCATGTCGGGGCGGCCAGCGGCGATCATCAGGCGCTTGAAGATGGAGTCGCCATTGCCGCCGATCACCACGAACTTGCGATCAGCACAGCGATAGGTGTTGGTGGGAACAATGCCGGTGACTGTGGAGCCGGAGGGTTCGCGAATCACCCCAGCGCCATCAAATTCCGGGATCACGCCTTCCAGCAGGTTGAAGACAGATTCGAACAGGGAGACATCCACCACCTGGCCCTTGGCACTGTTCTGGCGCTCAAACAGGGCAAGCAATATACCCAGGGCAGCATGCAGGCCGGCAATGGTGTCGCCCAGGGACAGGTTGGGACGCACCGGGCGCTCGCCGGGGAAGCCGTTGACGTAGCGGAGTCCGCCGATGCCCTCGCATACGGAGGCATAGCCCGGCTTGCTGGCGTAAGGACCTGTCTGGCCATAACCGGAAATGCGTGTATAGATCAGGCCCGGGTTGTCTTCCTCGAAGCTGTCCGGGCCGAGTCCCCAGTTTTCCATGGTGCCGGGGCGGAAATTCTCGATCACCACATCTGCCTTGCCCATCAGCTTGCGGACCAGCTTTTTGCCATCATCGGTTTTCAGGTCGAGGGTAACGGACTTCTTGTTGCGACCGAGACTGCGCCACCAGAACGAGGTGCCGTCTTCGTCCAGCTTCCGCCAACCTCGAATGGGATCACCGCCAGGGGGCTCCACCTTCACTACATCAGCGCCAAAATACGCCAGCAGGGTGCCAGTGAAAGGGCCGGCAAGCAGCTGTCCCAGTTCAACAACGCGGACACCTTCCAGAGGCAAGCGGCGGGAGGAAAGATCGGTCATGGGGTCTCCGAGGGGGTGGTCTGTAGAGTGAAGAGCCTAGCGGATTCGACCTGCCAGTGGCAGTGACGAATCCATTCGAAAATGGCGTTGAATTTTGTCATCTGCCCCCGGGCCTATACAATCCGCGGCCAGCAATGAGGAATTGTCATGACCCCGGAACGTTACCGCCGTATCTGTGAAACCCTGGATCGCCGCCAGCCTGACCTGACAGTGATCATGGACGGGGTACACAAGCCCCATAATATTGCCGCCATCGTGCGTACCTGCGATGCGGTGGGTATTCTGGATGTGCATGCCATTCTTCCCAAAAACCGGGCGCGTATGGCGGCTGGAACGGCCATGGGATCCCAGCGCTGGGTAAAGGTGCACAAGCATGAAGACAGCACCCAGGTGATTCGGGATTTGCAGGGCAAGGGTGTCCAGGTGCTGGCGGCGCATCTCTCTGATACCGCGATCCCTTATCGGGAAGTGGATTACAGCAAGCCCACAGCGCTGTTGCTGGGGACCGAAAAGTTCGGCGTCAGCGACGAAGCCGCTGCAGCGGTTGATCAGCACGTCATCATTCCCATGATGGGCATGGTGGAGTCATTCAACGTGAGCGTGGCGGCGGCAATCATTCTGGCGGAGGCTTGCGAGCAGCGTCGCAGCAAGGGTTTTTATGACCAGCCGCAGATCGATCCGCAGCGTTACCAAGAGCTGCTTTTCCGCTGGGGCTACGCCAAGGTCGCGCGCCTGTGTGACGACCATGGCGTGCCTTACCCCGAGCTGGATGATGAAGGCCAGATCAGGGACAGTGCAGCGCTTACGGCGCTGCTGCAGAAGAGTGAGTGACGGGGCCCGTCAGGCTCGCTGAGGGCGCATGGCTCACCTGCCAGTGGAAATCGCTGGCGCCGCCTTCGCCCACCCAGGCGGGGAACCACAGGGTATTGTCCATCGTGGCGTAGCGTAGCCGGGTGATGTCGATGCCTTGCGCTTTGGACAACGCCACCATTCGCTGCAGCACCTTGCCATGGTGAATTCGATCCGGGCTGTCAGTGGTATCCACGATGGCCTGATGCAGCAGGTTGTTGAAAGTCTTGCGCGGGATGCCGGAAAAATTCATTCGGTCCAGATCAGCGATAAAAGCATCTGCCAGGGACTCCACCGTGGTAAAACGCCCCTCCGCATTGAGGGCCACCAGGCGCTGGTGAACCACCTCGTCGTACTTGTCGAAGGCACCTTTTTCCTGGGCCTCGGCCAGGGCAATAATGGCTTCACCCAGGCTGTTCATGTTGGCGTAATCCAGCTTGGGGATAGAGCCCATCAGATCAATTACGGTTCGCGGCAGGCCACTGCTCTGGAATCCCAGCCGGGGAGTGGCACCGGGGAAACGTTCATACTCGGTGGTGCTGTCGGCATCGTCCTCATAGAACATGTTCATGTTGACGCCATCGAGGAAGGCATCAAACAACCCATTGGGCACCACGGGCATGTGATTGCTGAAGAACATCTCCCAGCCCTGATTGGAGTCCATATGTAGCCAGTCACCGGGCAGA belongs to Alcanivorax sediminis and includes:
- a CDS encoding DsbC family protein, with product MKKWFVFALMGLVTACGAETGANANTAAAADDNAVNGDKIRAVMEEAFEGIKISDVRPSPISGVVEVEVEGRDTVYVSNDGSYVLVGNLLQIKGGEVVDPAEQRLEQVRMEGISQLDMAQMITYPAEDQKHEIYVFTDISCGYCRKLHRHIEEYNKEGVTVHYLAFPRGGPGAKAAEAMRHIWCAEDRQQALTDAKLTDKISEAELGECAKPVDEQYSLGLKFGVRGTPAIYTPEGKQLGGYVSPADLLKRLD
- the alaC gene encoding alanine transaminase — protein: METDFQRIRRLPPYVFNIVGELKKAARARGEDIIDFGMGNPDQPTPKHIVDKLTETVQRGDTHRYSQSRGIPRLRKAITDWYQRRYNVNLDPESEAIVTIGSKEGLAHLALATMGPGDTVLVPNPSYPIHPYGFVISNADIRHVPMVKGVDFFVELERAIKESWPKPKMLVLNFPGNPTGQCVELEFFEKVVAIAREHQIWVVHDIAYADIVFDGYKAPSILEVEGAKDVAVEFFSLSKSYNMPGWRVGFCCGNPDLINALARIKSYLDYGTFTPIQVAAIAALEGDQSCVSEICEMYRKRRDVLVDGLAEIGWQVERPRATMFVWAEIPEAYKAMGSLEFSKKLLTDAGVAVSPGVGFGEYGDDHVRFGLIENEQRTRQAIRGIKKMFRDDGLLD
- a CDS encoding homoserine dehydrogenase: MDPVKVGIAGLGTVGSGTVNVLKRNAGDIARRVGRPIEITHIGARRDHPDCDISGIRVSRDIFAVASDPEIDILVELIGGIETARELVLTAIKNGKHIVTANKALIAEHGNEIFQAAEANGVDVAFEGSVAGGIPILKSLGEGLAANHVNWLAGIINGTGNFILTEMEEGGRAFDDVLAEAQQLGYAEADPTFDVEGIDAAHKLTILASIAFGIPLQFSKVYTEGISRITIEDVASAAHFGYRIKHLGIARDTGNGIELRVHPTLIPKETMLSAVNGVMNAVMIHGDAVGPTMFYGAGAGAEPTASAVVADIIELGRALTVDHEERVPYLGFHTDHMSDAPILTIDDVACSFYLRLHVQDKAGVLADITRILSDNNVSIDALVQREVDQGLVPIVMMTHQVREGDMNAALEKIAALDTVDSDIMRIRVETLDA
- the thrC gene encoding threonine synthase, producing MPFRDRYTGLINRYRDHLPVNDDTPIISLGEGNTPLIRLKNIPKLLGKDVDIYVKYEGLNPTGSFKDRGMTMAVTKAVEEGSNAIICASTGNTSAAAAAYAARAGITAFVLIPEGKIAMGKLAQAMMYGAVIMQIRGNFDQGMELVKQVAEKAPVTIVNSVNPYRLQGQKSAAFEIVEELGRAPDFHCLPVGNAGNITAHWMGYSEYKKAGVVNAAPKMVGYQAEGAAPFMRGGPVSDPETVATAIRIGNPQSWDKAWALQKESGGWFDELSDQEILNAQKLLAEKEGVFCEPASAASLGGAMRDIKSGKIPEGSTIVCTLTGNGLKDPDTAIAQCQDSRMVTIDAELEAVKGAILSNME
- a CDS encoding globin is translated as MELQPSDAVFQSYGRCCASEHFFEDFYRIFMSKSDEVRSVFTNTDMPEQRRLLRAGIMWLIMVARGASDNKLAHLGKTHNREGYNIQPYLYDYWLDALLETVAKHDKQHSDDLGRHWRTVLQPSIETIRGAY
- a CDS encoding DUF3565 domain-containing protein, whose protein sequence is MTNQVTVNGFRQDEVGDWVMELSCGHRQHVRHHPPFMNRPWVMTDEGRRQHLDMVVTCTQCQRGMPFPED
- a CDS encoding serine hydrolase domain-containing protein — its product is MALRPRVNRLISKQANRIPRSLDSLIRHGDEAPLAKTGMSSEQVEAIWRATRKLYRSGMSPAVSLCLRRHGEIMINRSIGFADPDSQRVMTPDTPVCLFSASKVVAAMMIHHLVETGQIDLDDPVTRYLPKYGQNGKGRTTIRHLLTHQAGIPRPQQEVTPEILYRPQEITDILCAAKPAGLNSQAYHAVTAGFILGNIAETVTGEDLNATLDRVIRKPMGMKYFTFGKTGPERAMDVSTGVPMKLVDLFLSYAVGGSIDEVVEVTNDDRFQDIIVPAGNLYATAEEASRFFQMLLNDGVYNGQQIFKPETIANALQPAWHRPRFDRTLMLPLNFSSGFMLGNRGMGMFGPGAPKAFGHLGFISIYCWADPQRDLSGALLTTGKGVIGPHLPSLFGLQHTINRHTKLHG
- a CDS encoding DUF962 domain-containing protein, with amino-acid sequence MTTIKQSDFQSFAEFYPYYLQEHGNPTCRRLHFFGTLGVLAILAGVIFTGKLAGLIMLPIVGYGFAWVGHFFFEKNRPATFKHPWYSLAGDFVMFKDILTGRISW
- a CDS encoding group III truncated hemoglobin; amino-acid sequence: MSAVEVFIPGQTATGDNSLPDLDCKEAIDAMVYGFYRRLLDDPEMAPVFFEVAKIDLGKHLPVICQYWHKMLLGDRSYQRHMMQKHRDLDDQLPLTGVHHERWLGHFMANLEGRFAGPNTDRARRLAARIMDNLYLQLQTRRTDSF
- a CDS encoding CaiB/BaiF CoA transferase family protein, producing the protein MTDLSSRRLPLEGVRVVELGQLLAGPFTGTLLAYFGADVVKVEPPGGDPIRGWRKLDEDGTSFWWRSLGRNKKSVTLDLKTDDGKKLVRKLMGKADVVIENFRPGTMENWGLGPDSFEEDNPGLIYTRISGYGQTGPYASKPGYASVCEGIGGLRYVNGFPGERPVRPNLSLGDTIAGLHAALGILLALFERQNSAKGQVVDVSLFESVFNLLEGVIPEFDGAGVIREPSGSTVTGIVPTNTYRCADRKFVVIGGNGDSIFKRLMIAAGRPDMAEDPAMATNAGRVENEAAIDEALDSWCRSLPSDDILAILEDARVPSGPIYSVADMMQDPHFQARGLFQQVEINGKPLKIPAITPRLADTPGETRWPGGEVGSHNETVLRDELGLSEDEYQALKREGIIG
- the trmH gene encoding tRNA (guanosine(18)-2'-O)-methyltransferase TrmH gives rise to the protein MTPERYRRICETLDRRQPDLTVIMDGVHKPHNIAAIVRTCDAVGILDVHAILPKNRARMAAGTAMGSQRWVKVHKHEDSTQVIRDLQGKGVQVLAAHLSDTAIPYREVDYSKPTALLLGTEKFGVSDEAAAAVDQHVIIPMMGMVESFNVSVAAAIILAEACEQRRSKGFYDQPQIDPQRYQELLFRWGYAKVARLCDDHGVPYPELDDEGQIRDSAALTALLQKSE